tcctcttaatttaaaacaataaaatattttgacctataatataatagttattattagtttttatattatgtttcataaaccatttgaaaataaaagaagtattaaGTACGCATGGGTATGGTTTAAAGATTATGTTTGGATAATAAATGCTCCTTATGGTACGAATAGCTTATATactagtttaatatattttggaaataagaattgattttaaaagtattatgaaTGCTTAAAGTACGAAATGAGGCTTAGATCAAAGtgaatgaaaagtattaaattaataattagtaaaatgcTTCTAGCAATATACAACAGTTTTAtaacaaacataaatataatatacgATGGCAAAATGCTTTGACCACTAATAAAACAGTTGAGAATATTATGCGcgtacaagtttaaaatattctcaatatttctttcagcatttttttGAGTTCATTTGATTATtcagatcaaaataatttttttttcttgtctctggagattacgaaaaattttatgagttaaAGTAACTTTTGAAACTCCGAAGGACATCCTactttaacataatattaaaggattccattaaaaaaatgaacgcaaaaataattgaaaacggttgaaaaaaaatattttttctttataaaaattctttttaagtattcataaaACAGCTATTATAATTGATACGTTTTAAAGCATccaaaattgtttgaaagaaaagtaagcaataaataattaaaaacacataaaaaatctgaaactttattaaaaaataagttttaaattttgtaaagaagAAAGCatctttggttttttttttgagttaatacttttatttaaattaaatgctttaaaaaatgtaatatatatatNNAGCGtggaaaagttataaaaagtatatatatatatatatatatatatattgtatatatatttttatatatatatatatatatataaaatattgcattatattacatatattgaattcataaaatttgaaaaataaaataaaatttagaatgtagttttaaaatatatttaaatttaaataacaattttgtattagtatttgcttaattatttttaaactcgaAAACTTAAGTTCTAGGATTGAAAATTGATTTCCAGCTCTTAGAGacaatattattaacattaaaaaatctaagcaaaaaattttcctttattaaaagtttttcatttctaGTCATTATGATGTTTTCTGTtcgtaagttttgaaataaaaatataacattttaaagaaaaaaccaaTTGGTTACCTTTTATTCGTCTAAAACAATATACTTTCAGGATTATACATAAAGGGTTCTTGATTTaaggaatgaaattttgaaatcgaaaaaaatgtatgtttaaaaatatttttaattaattattaatttaaatgcgtggttaatatttaataagttataactATGGAAAAGTTACcggattttaaacatttttttaactatttggtGATGGTATCAATACTAATGAGATATTGagaaatttatcgaatttttttctcccgtAATGAGACATTTTCTCATAAGTACGTAATGTTCCTGTATCACCAAAATATTAAGGTTATAAGGTTATACATCACGGaaacaattttaagattatGTAGAAATCGAGATATATTTTCTcggaatttttatacatatgaaATCTTTTTGTGTTTCTAGGAAAATATGATTTCCGAATATATTCATTGAATGataacaaaatactttaaaaccaGTATTTTTGTCCAGACACTATATTTTCCACTTTGCTGAAACTATGAGAATGGAATTTAGAAtcaaacatttagtaaatatagTTTGATAGTTGTAGAAACTAGTTATaaggcaatttatttttatgtatctcgcatttttagcaataaaattcaaatttatgaaacatttaatgttAAAGAACATAAGTGAAATAGTGATTttcaagaagaaatttaaactttttatatttttggaaacgctcaaatgtgcaaaaaacaATTTAGGTCTTAAACcctttgaagcagaatttttataaaacacatctttatagttttttttcttcattttgtatttatttaggcctaaataagtgaaaaatattatatttggcattttgcataatttattgttttgaaatacagcatgaaaacaccggtgtctttttctgtgctacaggtaaaatcttccaaacacgtcTCTCTtcctaacaataatttttcaaatttgtacatATTTGCGGTTAGagagatctaagagaaacagttattcattattgaaatttctttaattttcaaaatgagtcattgataaatttttgaatatgaaagaaaaaaaatcaaactactttttttggacTTTAAATCttagtacaaatatatttcctataatataaattttttttaaataacgattagactgctttttaaaactaagaaataccaaaatatagttttgcttataattagagagtcagaaaaatttatgtaaaagggACATCAGTGTCCCagctgcgtcaaagggttaatatggaaatgtgataaattcttgtgcaaaacattaaaataaaaaagtaaatatttaagatttattccattaaaaatatcatggGATCTCATATTCAGAAACTAAAAGCAAATAGTAAAATCAAATAGCATTCAATTTACTCGtgctaaattcaaattaattagaatGTTAAAGTAAAGTCGttcaaatatttggaaattctaaaatttaacaaaaatttgcatttgattttttttctgaccgaaatgtttgattttaaaacttggtTAGTAAtttgcttctttaaaaataaacttaaactcccatttgcaaaaaatgctctttcagcattttttttcaaactttagaatgcctcaaattaattacattaatttgatATGATTATTATCATATTAGATTTAAtggattattttgattatttataaattttatattatagggTAACTTATAATACTATACTTAACTGGcataacataattataaaacagaaataaaattttaaattgatgaatatttataaaaagattttatgtattataaagCTATATATGGAGTGAATATAAAGTGAATAAATAGTGAAAGATGTAAAGatgataaaagaatatatttaatatgatatttattatacaatagAGTAAGAAAACGGGCATTAGCAATGACtagacatttaagaaaaatgtttaaaatcaagaACTTTTTTAGACGTTTATAATTCATCATTTTCTCATGATCATTCTTTCGTCGAAGAATATGTTTTGATCCTTGTTTGTTGACTCTGATTCACTTCCTCCTTTTGGATATCTGAAAATACattcattgataattttataaataaagcaaaaattaataacgtATGAatctaataaaagtattgtcTTGTTGTCAAGAGATGAACTCTCACTGAGGTAGTTTTAAGTTTGCTTCTGATCTCATCTCATGACTGATAAActttacaactttttaaaaactataaatgagAAACTCTTATTGCTGTATAAATGAGATTGTgcttttaagaacatttaaatattcaaaaatatatatgaacaatttcaaaatgtgaTACTTAAAACAGCGATAAATCTTAATATTAGAATTAGAACAATAATAGAGTTTGTTACAATACACCCTTAGAAATTAAGGGTGCATTTAGGACAaactaaaacttaatattttagaaatttgatgAAATCACACCTAggtttaaatataatcatattatcgaaaaaattaatttttcttgaactCTTTTTTGTTGCGCATTTTAAGttctcttgaaatttttataattgaattttgaattttcttgaattttggTATAGTCCATTTTGGCTATATTAtggtctattttaaattaactcatAGTTTAAATTAGCACCTTATATACATGATATTATTGTTCAAGTTATAAAGTGTATGGTTTAACAATGAGcccaatttttatgaaaaaaaaacaatcaaatttcaaaaaagttgttttctttGTCTAAGTATAgaccaaatgaaatatttttctatgagATCTTGTTTAAAACAATGTCTAATTCTAAAATAAGGAATGGGattctaaaataagaatttttagacaattaaaaatggaatacaaaatcattataaaaagaaattcaataaactttttatagtgTTATAGTTTTATAGTGTTATAGTTTATAGTTTTATAGTGTTATAGTTTATAGTTTTATAGTGTTATAGTTTTATAGTGTTATAGTTTATAGTTTTATAGTGCTATAGTAAATAGTGTTATAGTTTATACTTTTTTAGTGTTATAGTTTATAGTTTTATAGTGTTATAGTACTAGTTATATCAagtgttttagagaaaaaataaattatgatacgTACTGGGACTGACCTCGACTATCTTTGTTTTCTATAAAGTTCCTAACAGCATTTTGTATTACAGGGACATCCATTAACTCTTCAGGATTAAGTTCTCCATTTCCATCTTTATCATATGTTTCTACAGTTTCGATTACAAATCGAAGGGTTTTGGCAACTTTTctctaaaatagaaaatatcgatacctttaaagtattgtttttaaataaaaaaagtaatattgaaatcgtttttaaaaatgtttggtagaattaatttaatttagtttgataTCAAGGAGCTTTCTATTCACATGAAGGAAAAGTGGGTACACGTTATAACTAACCCTTCAGggctataaataaatatatgaagaatGATTGCATTGCAGCTTGAGACAACCAGTTCGCATAAGAACATTTAAAGTGAGTATAAAGTTATGTTATGGTATATGCGTCTACAAAACAATGCGCAGTAGTAAGAATTTCTGAAGTCGAAGGCTAGCGCAATGCGGACATTTATCGTCACATGTTTGCTGTTTAATACGATTTAGAACTAAGACAAATGGTTATAAACAATTGCTGTAAAAGTTATCGTGAAAGGCGTACTTCATCACTGTCTGTCAAGTCTTGTTGAACAGGAATCCTCCGTATCCTAACTTTATATTCACTTTATATGCTATTACGTGAACAGATTAACAATTTATACAAGGCCTGAATGcctttaatttaatctttcttcATGAATTTGAATTGAGACACAACTAACGCTACAGTAATTTCTGATGCTTTCACACTTATCCTCTTTTCATTTAGGCAGTCTTTGTAGATAGTATTAACTTTATTGATAGCCATacgatatatataaaaaaaaaccatatttcagcACATCGGGGCTAGAAATCTATCACTGtttctacagttttttttattggttgtCATAGAATAAATATTCCGCTAAAAAGAATACCATATTTGGAATTATTAGAATTTGAATTCTATTCCTAATTCTAATTTCCTGTACTAATAGGCATAAAATTATActctaattaaagaaaagaaaaatttcgatGGAATTATAAtcctatttttattgttttctttattgacTGTCTTAGaactaaaattctattaaaaaagtacCATATTCCAATATATTGGAACAAGAAATATGTTCCTATTATTGCATTTGCATTtactaaaaatcattaaataaagattctaatttgttttcgaaaactccatttttatttttcctataaCAATAGACTtgattatatttagttaaaaaatttggaatcgTAATATAATTCTTcaggattaaaagaaaaaataatataataatttaaataccatatattcgTATACATTCGGATatcaatacatatatatttataatatatatttataatatatatttataatatatatttataaacaaatatatgatttataaataaaggaaaacgtAAATTCTAGGAGACAAAATTTGATCagattttacacaaataaaaaatttatcaaaatatataattttaattttataataatatcaaaattattgacctttgaattaaaatatgtaagatttttatgaaacattattCTTTAATACTTCAAATCACAggagtttctaaatttttttcaatttgacataaaaatttcaatactcacaaattttacaagtatcaataaagaataatttttaattaatctcaggagtttttttcatattgcgAAAAAATGATGCGTGATAAAAGTGAGGAAAAGGAAGaggatttataaattattcgaTGGAGCTGCCATCTATAGAtcttaaagataataaataaataagaagttgAGTAACAAACTTTAGTGGTGACATCTCTTATTTCAGATAGAAACTAGAAAATGAACTGAACTTTATAGAATggtttttatagttattttacgCATAAAGCCTAGTATTTCCTATACATCCCAACCAACTGGAGGATGAAGGGGTCATGCTGATTTTAAACGGATATATCGTAAGTAATGAGAGCTactgttttatgtttttgaaacgtaggtaacttttacagtattttctatagtaacatattaaaaaaaaaacttttaaatcttgCAGTTGgaaattcattatattaaaaatattttttggtattttatttaaaaaaaattaaagaattaaaataaagaaaaaaaataaagaaaaaaattaaattaaatttcaaaaagagtCTCTGTGCTTTGGATTTCGACAAATACATATTTCGTATTAGAAAAGAATCTAGAATTCATATGCATTTTATGTTcaatttgtatacattttatattaagataaagaacaaaattaactgtattaaaaatgatattttgtaattactgaaattttcGTTGATTTATAGATTggttttaaacatatttttttttcaatattgacaGCATCCTTGTATAAAAAGATTGCTTAcctttcattttctgtttttctggatattattaaatcaatcGCGAAAATGCATAACTCTGCAGAAATATAGTAGCATTGATAGTCTTTTCTTTGTTGTATTGAATCTTGAGATTGATTTTACCGCTGTTacttacatacatatttatactAAAGCACagtattttttcaactaaaattatttgagtCAATTACCTTGTCTAATATATGCAATGATTGctcaaatatttgtaaacatagcgtattttatatggaaatatttatataaaaaactagTATTTTTACTTTAGGTTTTCCATACCAATCAcagctttttttcttccaaatttacAAGAACTGCCTTGAAAattgttcaaaactttttaaatttttgagatattcaaatcagattttttttcataatttacttaataGGATTCAgattaaagtaatgaaaaaaaataaatgtttttcgagttttttgtatgaaatgatTACTTAACATGCTCCTTTCTTGCgcaataatttacaaaattgttttaaattttagaatgatattttattaataattaacaataactctaaaaattttggtttactttattgaatattttcgcAGTTATAGTAGGAAAATGTAACATaaacaaaaacgtttttttttacgaatataCCAACTTCTCCGTACATTTTTTAACTAGGCTTACGAACTTTTGTGGTGCAGTTTTGTGCAAAAGATAACCAAAGTAATTGATACAATTACAAgctttttccatattttttggTCATAGGTTGTTAAAAAACACTCTCTTTAGTTCATAATTTATTGCTGGTCTCTgaaacctctgaaagctttaaactttattgatatgAATGAGAAATTCTTcgtctaaatttataaaatggcacttttaaatttatttcacttctaaatctataaaataattcattaagtattttatgagagatattaaaaaattagtaagcaTACGAAAGTCACTTAGAGTATGCGCAGACgacaaaaaacgaaaaaaaaaaaaaaaaaaaaaaaaagattttggagATGTAACAATTTNNNNNNNNNNNNNNNNNNNNNNNNNNNNNNNNNNNNNNNNNNNNNNNNNNNNNNNNNNNNNNNNNNNNNNNNNNNNNNNNNNNNNNNNNNNNNNNNNNNNNNNNNNNNNNNNNNNNNNNNNNNNNNNNNNNNNNNNNNNNNNNNNNNNNNNNNNNNNNNNNNNNNNNNNNNNNNNNNNNNNNNNNNNNNNNNNNNNNNNNNNNNNNNNNNNNNNNNNNNNNNNNNNNNNNNNNNNNNNNNNNNNNNNNNNNNNNNNNNNNNNNNNNNNatatatatattctatatattcatatatctatctatatatatattgattcgAAGAAATAAAGGGTTtcaggaattaaatatttagaaaattcatcTACGAAAGTGTAAATTCATTTACGATGCTGGCGAAGACTACTTTGGACActcctaaaattttgtaagtgtAACTTCAAAAACCTAGCTTTGTGTCCAACAAATTGCAGAGTGACTCacttataagtttttaattagttttgtccaacccctgtaattttcaatgaattctattattattttaaaactatcattttaACCATTGTGTTATAATAATATGGCTTAGCagtagtgcaaaaaaaaaaacatttttaagtgtAAATTAGGCAAATCATACTTACGATTACTGCTGGTAATTCATAGCGTTTTCCCATTCTGGGGATGGAATTGgcgatttttgtaaaaaattgtgatgAGCATTGATGactgatgaaaattaaaacaatacataGAGGTAACAAAGTTCTTGGGGACACTgttgaagaaaaagaatgaaattaataagttttggGGAGTAGTTATAAAATGTAGCGAAATTTAGCAAtgagaaatatcctcagtttattttactttttactttcaaattattatgtattattttatgcataaatcgcgaaaaagtagtttaaattttaatttcatgtttttcactTCTTTAAATTGTCTAATCGTGTAAGTTAAGAGCgtgtttataaaatgatttagttacaaaatgaaaaatgaaagagcTAAACGTAATTCCCATTTGTACATTCTATTAAACTCTAGAGCTCGTAGAGATTACGTAGTTTAAATTCtgttaagttaatttaatttccatggacgaaattttattgttaaattaaacattagaaTTCGTTAATCGTCCACTTAAAGGCATAATTAGAAAAGAGTAAATTTCGgaatttttaatatccattaaAATTGTTGTTTGGGCTTTGGTGGGAACAATAACGTTAACAGCAGCTATTTCTGAATTCTACAGATATTTATGTTATATGAactaaatatttactacttatgcaatataattttcttttcaaataatattaacactataatatttttttttcttcgaagtTGAGAATATTTGATGAtattaaacaatgaatttaGGGGAAAAGCAATTggtgttattatttaaagatacagtttttggtcaatttttttctcagatgGAAGTAACTAGCATTTTGTTACGGAAATGCATCTTAAAACTCaagaaaatacttgaaatatattttaaggatggctaagttatttaaaagtatttactttaatcttgttttaatgaaaatgattgCGTGGTTTTGCACGTTACTTTTTTGTATCAAAACACTAAATTGCTTCATCAAAATGTCTTTCccacaataatataatttagatatttctGCCATTTGTTAAGTATGTTAATAAGTAACCccctatttaaattttctactcTAAGTTTTACTTATTAAGACTTagacactattaaaaaaatatttttctcttttttcatttacattgaCTCAGTTAAAATCATCTCCAAAATTAGCCCTTTTGGCTTGAAATTCCCTTTAAGGTATTTATGGGaaagtttgtaataatttatggcAATCCTATCActtagcaaaattataaaaatttttactgtgaattaaatttaaactttgttgttgttaatttaaagttttatctatgtatatataaagCAATTTCCGTTGAAagtacattgtttttaaatttcgtttacaACTTATGATTAACTAAATGTTATATGCTATCATTTCTTTCAATCAGCACAAAATTCTATCCCACCCTGACGaacaaaacaagtaaaattaccgtaatgatatttcttgtgaaaaaaaaaacataattttggtttataaaatcaaaatattttatccattcATCTGCTAATtattccattcatatggtaacggtttaccgaaaattctggtttataaaatgatagtttttatttctacacatttagtaaaaaatacaaaactgaaaagtaaatttaaacgaatgAATTGTTACCAAATCACATCGgttaaaattaccgaacttATTGGTGTTCTAGTAGAGAaagaaatttggtaaaatttaccatatactggtagttttgaccataa
This region of Parasteatoda tepidariorum isolate YZ-2023 chromosome X1, CAS_Ptep_4.0, whole genome shotgun sequence genomic DNA includes:
- the LOC107457478 gene encoding uncharacterized protein isoform X1, yielding MQVSPRTLLPLCIVLIFISHQCSSQFFTKIANSIPRMGKRYELPAVIRKVAKTLRFVIETVETYDKDGNGELNPEELMDVPVIQNAVRNFIENKDSRGQSQYPKGGSESESTNKDQNIFFDERMIMRK
- the LOC107457478 gene encoding uncharacterized protein isoform X2 gives rise to the protein MQVSPRTLLPLCIVLIFISHQCSSQFFTKIANSIPRMGKRYELPAVIRKVAKTLRFVIETVETYDKDGNGELNPEELMDVPVIQNAVRNFIENKDSRDIQKEEVNQSQQTRIKTYSSTKE